A region from the Janthinobacterium agaricidamnosum genome encodes:
- a CDS encoding tyrosine-type recombinase/integrase: MSIWDDKKGRKHVGIMVDGKRIHRKLPEGATTSDAKLAEAELRAAVARAPKSQQVHIPGDPPMAFILALYVEHAASLRSSDTSKHHAKRLGPWAERYKASQAQEFADHVIRDMSKLIPNKKTGRLEPAYAPATVNRSLACAKKGLQLAWRQRLVPENYGLRIDNVAVNNKREVFLTVEQVRKIAAFCTPIAQAAIWAALLTGARRGELFQIQREHIGKDSITFPASNTKTLRMRVVPIIPALRPWLKYFPLEMTLYGVQSSWRRARVKAGMPHVNFHDLRHSCASIMLGLGVDLYTISKILGHANVQTTQRYAHLQVDAQRLALDKLSALVVAK; this comes from the coding sequence ATGTCCATCTGGGACGACAAAAAAGGCAGGAAGCACGTCGGCATCATGGTCGATGGCAAAAGAATTCACAGAAAGCTGCCGGAAGGCGCAACTACGAGTGATGCCAAGTTAGCTGAGGCAGAGTTGCGCGCGGCGGTTGCGCGCGCTCCGAAAAGCCAACAGGTGCACATTCCCGGCGACCCGCCGATGGCCTTCATCCTCGCGCTCTACGTCGAGCACGCCGCCAGTTTGCGTAGTAGCGACACGTCGAAGCATCATGCGAAACGGCTTGGACCTTGGGCGGAGCGCTACAAAGCAAGCCAGGCCCAGGAGTTTGCCGATCATGTTATCCGTGACATGAGCAAGCTCATACCAAATAAGAAAACCGGCAGACTAGAGCCTGCCTATGCGCCAGCAACGGTGAACCGGTCATTGGCCTGCGCAAAAAAAGGCTTGCAGCTGGCATGGCGCCAGCGCCTCGTTCCTGAAAACTATGGCTTGCGGATCGATAACGTGGCCGTCAACAACAAGCGCGAGGTGTTTCTCACGGTTGAGCAAGTGAGGAAGATCGCAGCCTTCTGCACGCCGATTGCGCAGGCCGCGATATGGGCGGCACTGCTGACTGGCGCGCGCCGCGGTGAGCTGTTTCAGATCCAGCGTGAGCATATTGGAAAGGACTCGATTACCTTTCCTGCCAGCAATACTAAAACACTCCGGATGCGCGTGGTGCCTATCATCCCGGCCTTACGGCCATGGTTGAAGTATTTTCCGTTGGAGATGACGTTGTACGGTGTGCAGTCCTCGTGGCGCCGCGCACGCGTCAAGGCTGGCATGCCTCATGTGAATTTCCATGACCTGCGCCATTCTTGCGCGAGCATCATGCTGGGCTTGGGCGTGGACCTCTACACCATCAGCAAAATTCTCGGCCATGCCAATGTGCAAACAACACAGCGCTACGCACACCTGCAGGTGGATGCTCAGCGCCTCGCGCTGGACAAGCTGTCCGCTCTGGTGGTGGCAAAGTAA
- the dnaQ gene encoding DNA polymerase III subunit epsilon produces the protein MRQIVLDTETTGLNPRTGDRILEIGAVELNNRMLTGNNFHHYINPERDSEEGALAVHGLTTEFLSDKPKFAEIADEFRAYIAGAELIIHNAPFDIGFLNAEFKRLNLPPVHEQVVGVIDTLVQAKEMHPGKRNSLDALCDRYGVSNAHRKLHGALLDSELLADVYLAMTRGQNSLSMEEEVEVAADGAVLEIVPLAEVIFQSATADELAAHAATIAGLDKAAKGQCIWTAVTSPPAAA, from the coding sequence ATGCGTCAAATTGTTCTCGATACTGAAACCACCGGCCTGAACCCGCGCACGGGCGACCGCATCCTGGAGATCGGGGCGGTCGAGCTGAACAACCGCATGTTGACGGGGAATAATTTCCACCATTACATCAATCCCGAGCGCGATTCGGAAGAGGGCGCGCTGGCCGTCCACGGATTGACGACGGAATTCCTCAGCGACAAGCCGAAATTCGCGGAAATCGCCGACGAATTCCGCGCCTACATCGCCGGCGCCGAACTGATCATCCACAACGCCCCGTTCGATATCGGCTTCCTGAACGCGGAATTCAAGCGCCTGAACCTGCCGCCCGTGCATGAACAAGTGGTTGGCGTGATCGATACCCTGGTGCAGGCGAAGGAAATGCATCCGGGCAAGCGCAACTCGCTCGACGCCCTGTGCGACCGCTACGGCGTCTCGAACGCCCACCGCAAGCTGCACGGCGCGCTGCTCGACTCCGAATTGCTGGCCGACGTCTACCTGGCCATGACGCGCGGGCAAAACAGCCTGAGCATGGAAGAAGAGGTGGAAGTGGCCGCCGACGGCGCCGTGCTGGAAATCGTGCCCCTGGCCGAAGTCATCTTCCAGAGCGCCACGGCCGACGAACTCGCCGCCCACGCAGCCACCATCGCCGGCCTCGACAAGGCCGCCAAAGGCCAGTGCATCTGGACCGCCGTCACGTCGCCGCCAGCGGCCGCCTGA
- the rnhA gene encoding ribonuclease HI yields MDKVEIYADGACKGNPGTGGWGALMVADGAKKEIYGGELNTTNNRMELKAVIEALTALKRPCQVVLYTDSQYVQKGISEWIHGWKARGWKTAAKAPVKNVDLWQALDTAQAVHEVEWRWVRGHNGHPGNERADQLANLGVETVRA; encoded by the coding sequence ATGGATAAGGTAGAGATTTACGCCGATGGCGCATGCAAGGGCAATCCCGGCACGGGCGGTTGGGGCGCGCTGATGGTAGCCGATGGCGCCAAGAAAGAAATTTACGGCGGGGAACTCAATACGACGAATAACCGCATGGAATTGAAGGCCGTGATCGAAGCCTTGACGGCGCTCAAACGTCCCTGCCAGGTGGTGCTGTATACCGATAGCCAGTATGTCCAGAAGGGCATCAGCGAATGGATCCACGGCTGGAAGGCGCGCGGATGGAAAACGGCGGCCAAGGCGCCCGTGAAAAACGTCGACCTGTGGCAGGCGCTCGATACGGCCCAGGCCGTGCATGAAGTGGAATGGCGCTGGGTGCGCGGCCACAATGGCCATCCTGGCAATGAGCGAGCCGATCAGCTGGCCAACCTGGGCGTGGAAACCGTGCGCGCCTAA
- a CDS encoding class I SAM-dependent methyltransferase, whose amino-acid sequence MDSVASEKSIIALDGWLQTPAGVYVRAWEQQCLDSLTVDIFGFNAVQIGLPQLDALAANRMPNKWLLDSRLPSRPPQESRLTLVSAFDELPFDSQSLDLVVLPHVLEFAAEPHQVLREVERVLIPEGRVIVCGFNPASLWGVRQGLGRVTGRHYLPQAGELISMPRMKDWLKLLNMGVSQSYFGCYAPACRTEKWLRRNAFMDKAGARWWPYLGAVYIVQAIKRVKGMRLIGPAWTKKPATAPAGAPVTNKRREQQDG is encoded by the coding sequence ATGGACAGTGTGGCATCCGAAAAATCCATTATAGCGCTTGACGGCTGGCTGCAGACGCCGGCCGGTGTGTACGTGCGCGCCTGGGAGCAGCAATGTCTCGACAGTCTGACCGTTGACATCTTCGGTTTTAATGCCGTGCAGATAGGTTTGCCCCAGCTCGACGCACTGGCCGCCAACCGCATGCCGAATAAATGGCTGCTCGATTCGCGCCTGCCATCGCGTCCGCCGCAAGAGAGTCGTTTGACCCTCGTGTCGGCCTTTGACGAGTTGCCGTTCGACTCGCAAAGCCTGGACCTCGTGGTCTTGCCGCACGTGCTTGAATTTGCCGCCGAGCCGCACCAGGTCTTGCGCGAAGTCGAGCGCGTGCTGATCCCCGAGGGGCGCGTGATCGTCTGCGGCTTCAATCCGGCCAGCCTGTGGGGCGTGCGCCAGGGGCTGGGGCGGGTCACGGGACGCCATTACCTGCCGCAGGCGGGCGAGCTGATCTCTATGCCGCGCATGAAAGACTGGTTAAAATTGCTGAACATGGGCGTCAGCCAAAGCTACTTCGGCTGCTACGCACCTGCCTGCAGGACAGAAAAATGGCTGCGCCGCAACGCTTTCATGGACAAGGCGGGCGCGCGCTGGTGGCCATATCTGGGCGCAGTGTATATAGTGCAGGCGATCAAGCGCGTCAAAGGGATGCGTTTGATCGGTCCGGCGTGGACCAAGAAACCGGCGACGGCGCCCGCAGGCGCACCGGTCACGAATAAAAGGCGGGAACAGCAAGATGGATAA